The Dyadobacter subterraneus genome window below encodes:
- the sprA gene encoding cell surface protein SprA — MSSTVYSSLFKAVTISTGAMLLATASVDQKESYSEAVADWAVLSDTIGDTTKKNVDRAGNQLIMRWKDYYSNKFAQPRPRSPFYLKDPANISTSILLDSSGKIAVSENIITPTGNLDYRAPETMDLETYDKALQDRAFKSLLREYSSRQDGQSAMGARGLLPKLDVPPALSKILGDKFLDFKPTGFVALDLGVMNQFIDNPALPIRQRRNTNFIFNEQIAINFNANLGDRLGFLTNFDTKASFNFENALKLNYKNPEESFLRKVEAGNINWAINSQLIPGVQNLFGLKTDFQFGRLNATFVASQQRSSKERIVLRGGAQSRDFEIRVDTYDENRNFFLSQFFRSKYEAALKNTPQITSGITITRMEVYVTNRTTTTESLRNVVGFTDLGEPVPYRTTNTNLQPIRSNLPADNATNGLFQTLTNNTAFRQVDNTNSAITGLGFEKTVDYELLRGAKKLVQDREFTFHPQLGYISLTTPLRNDEVLGVAYEYTFNGRSYKVGELTEDYQNRKDDEVIALKLIKSSTIRNNTKLPMWDLMMKNVYTLGTSSIDKTGFQLRVIYKDDLTGIDNPNLQESNLANIPLIRVMGLDRLNPVNDLQPDGNFDFVDGVTIDTKTGRVFFPVLEPFGSNLTNRISEEAYRSKYVFNELYRTTMIDAQQVTTHNKFYLKGSYQSSGGTEVSLPYGVLETSVTVTSGGVPLAAGSDYIVEAQIGRVRILNSSVMNSGREIVIEYERPDMFQNQIRTLLGTHLDYVVNRDLSIGMTAIRYHEKPAGFLTRVAIGNEPVNNTMLGFSVNFHRNVPFLTRWLDALPFLQTKEMSTIQFKGEFAKLFPGVSKEVNNRSLIDDFESTRTIYDLARQPQKWRLSAVPPKFHEGFDGKSLNYGYKRAKISAYVVDNLFGGSAGLGGSAQPPTNITDADRQNFYERLYLPKDIFPARSVAGLINYPQNVLDIAYYPNERGMYNYETDLDVNGRLKTTRTNFGGLSRAITSDNDFDNANIESIEFWMLDPFITGDKGIIRDGTPGTPGVFNTNNTTGGKLIFNLGDISEDVIPDERYNFENGLPIVPKVVGDNVEQTIWGQVTKSQYLINAFSNEAGARQKQDVGLDGLSNEEERTFFKEYLDRLPANLTAEAKAKILADPSGDDFKYFLGADLDAENLKVLQRYKDYIGMENNSPESAGNASEITPASTSVPDGEDMNVDNTINDNEAYYEYQIDLQPGQLKVGNGYIVDQTTTDGQNWYLFRVPVKEFSGQVGTISGFKSIRFMRMYLTDFQQPVVLRFAQLQMIGQQYRKYTYNLDVAGLQEVPEPYDAKFTVGTVSIEENGQAAPVGSGEKKYVYQLPPGWQRDQDFTQRPTLQLNEQSMSLCVTDLRDGDSRAVYKNVNLDLLFRKRLRMYIHMQNDANENSMVGAFMRIGTDLTQNYYEIDISNLTSTAENVTDNALIWPESNELNIALSDLVLAKTNRNKTLGRNQSTPYVMMTSDGRYKITVVGNPDLSAVRVMMIGMRNPKSADERSKSFCIWTDEMHAEGFDDHGGWAAIAQLNAKLADFATVTASGHIETFGFGSVQQRIGERSRNLTTEYGFSSNIAVDKLLPQEWGFSIPLFVNYDRRNVKPHFDPLDPDVPLSTTLANLQSDEERTGYRQLVEENEVRRGINFSNVRKIKTKPGVKNHFYDFENFSFTYAFSDDTRRNILTQEYNQRAYKGGINYIYSSQPKPFEPFKKMKATNRYAEFIRDFNLTLLPNMVSVRADVDRRFARTQLRNADLTTDGQVPMFEKYFWFNRYYDFGWNLTKNMNLLYNASANSIIDEPMGDINTSQKKDSLWHNFMKLGRIKNFDQKIKLTYRLPLDKIPLLDWMTADYSHSIDYNYQANALGLVDADSLPFGDIIRNSRERGISGKVDFVMLYNKLRYLKFANTPSAQRKNFARSPGDIEDIDLRSTNLLKNITRVLMTVRGINVSYSVLESTALPGYLRAPKHFGLDNANAPGLGFVLGQQDRNFQTKAGQKGWITASKEQNQPFQQTIAKNFAANTSLEPFKDFRMQIEVRLTRQDAYQEFYRPDSTGSYAHENPLRNGQFSMSFMSFRTAFAKIRKDNSSPVFDKFVTYRAILRDRLNSENGSGGEYNENSQDVLISSFFAAYTGKDPKTVRTNPFLKFPMPNWDINYDGLSRLPGFKKVFSSFSMKHKYVSTYSVGNFTSNLDYSALYVNLAVTGYPLSSKTNYLGQYVPVFSMSTITLSEKFAPLIGVTFRTQSRITGSIDYNRDRTVALNLSNSQVAELFNQDVTVNIGFTKNNVPLPFKINGVKKKLKNDMTMQLGLTFRDTRSIQRKFDGENIPIAGNINFQLHPTINYVVNNRLSCQFYFDRTFNDPLVSNSFYRASTSGGVQLKFNLAE, encoded by the coding sequence TTGTCATCAACTGTTTACTCATCTCTTTTTAAGGCTGTAACAATTTCAACCGGAGCGATGCTGCTGGCAACGGCTTCTGTTGATCAAAAAGAATCATATTCTGAGGCGGTTGCCGACTGGGCTGTTTTGTCCGATACGATCGGAGATACCACAAAGAAAAATGTGGATCGCGCAGGGAATCAATTGATTATGCGTTGGAAAGATTACTATTCCAACAAATTTGCCCAACCACGGCCAAGATCTCCGTTTTATCTTAAAGATCCGGCCAATATTTCAACATCGATATTACTGGACAGCAGCGGCAAAATAGCCGTCAGCGAAAATATAATAACTCCAACAGGAAATCTGGACTATCGTGCTCCGGAAACCATGGATTTGGAAACGTATGATAAGGCATTGCAGGATCGTGCCTTTAAAAGTTTGCTGAGGGAATATTCTTCCAGACAGGATGGTCAGAGTGCTATGGGCGCACGCGGACTTTTACCAAAACTGGATGTTCCGCCGGCACTTTCTAAAATATTGGGAGATAAATTCCTAGACTTTAAACCGACAGGATTTGTTGCGCTGGATCTTGGCGTAATGAACCAGTTTATCGATAATCCGGCACTACCGATCCGTCAGAGAAGAAATACAAACTTTATTTTTAACGAACAGATCGCTATTAACTTCAACGCGAATCTGGGAGACAGACTTGGGTTTTTGACCAACTTTGATACCAAAGCCAGCTTCAACTTTGAAAATGCATTAAAGCTGAATTATAAGAATCCGGAAGAAAGTTTTCTAAGAAAAGTAGAAGCAGGAAATATCAACTGGGCGATAAACAGCCAGTTAATTCCAGGTGTTCAAAATCTTTTTGGTTTAAAAACTGACTTTCAGTTTGGCCGATTAAACGCCACATTTGTGGCATCTCAGCAACGTTCAAGTAAAGAACGGATTGTGTTGCGTGGAGGAGCGCAAAGCCGGGATTTTGAAATCCGGGTTGATACTTATGACGAAAACCGCAACTTCTTCCTTTCCCAGTTTTTCAGAAGCAAATACGAAGCTGCGTTAAAAAATACGCCACAGATCACTTCCGGTATTACCATTACCAGGATGGAAGTTTATGTGACAAACAGAACTACGACAACGGAGTCACTGCGTAACGTTGTTGGTTTTACAGATTTGGGTGAACCAGTACCTTACAGAACGACTAACACAAATCTTCAGCCGATTCGCTCCAATTTACCAGCGGATAACGCAACTAACGGATTATTCCAGACACTTACCAACAACACCGCTTTTCGTCAGGTTGATAATACCAATTCAGCTATTACCGGTTTAGGTTTTGAAAAGACTGTCGATTACGAATTGCTAAGAGGAGCTAAAAAGCTTGTTCAGGATCGTGAATTTACTTTTCATCCTCAGTTAGGTTATATTTCGTTAACTACGCCGTTGAGAAATGACGAAGTTCTGGGTGTGGCTTATGAATATACATTTAACGGAAGATCTTATAAAGTAGGGGAGCTTACAGAGGATTATCAGAATCGTAAAGATGACGAGGTTATTGCTTTGAAATTGATCAAATCGTCCACAATTCGTAACAATACGAAGTTGCCAATGTGGGATTTGATGATGAAAAACGTCTATACACTTGGGACCAGTTCCATTGATAAAACGGGATTCCAGCTTCGTGTCATTTATAAAGATGACCTTACCGGGATAGATAATCCCAACTTACAGGAAAGTAATCTGGCCAATATTCCGCTGATTCGGGTAATGGGACTTGACCGGTTGAATCCGGTTAATGATTTACAGCCTGACGGAAATTTTGACTTTGTTGACGGTGTTACGATTGACACAAAAACGGGCCGTGTATTCTTCCCGGTTTTGGAACCATTCGGATCTAACCTGACAAACCGGATTTCGGAAGAAGCATATCGTTCAAAATATGTTTTTAACGAACTGTACCGCACGACGATGATCGATGCGCAGCAGGTTACCACACATAACAAATTTTATCTTAAAGGTTCTTATCAGTCCAGCGGAGGAACAGAAGTTTCTTTGCCGTATGGTGTTTTGGAAACATCCGTAACGGTTACTTCCGGTGGAGTTCCACTGGCTGCCGGTTCGGATTATATTGTTGAAGCACAGATTGGCCGTGTTCGGATATTGAATAGCAGTGTAATGAATTCAGGGCGGGAAATTGTCATTGAATATGAACGTCCCGACATGTTCCAGAACCAAATCAGAACATTACTCGGAACGCACCTGGATTATGTCGTCAACCGGGATCTGAGTATAGGAATGACAGCCATTCGCTATCATGAAAAACCTGCCGGATTCCTGACACGTGTCGCGATCGGAAATGAGCCGGTAAATAATACGATGCTGGGTTTCAGTGTCAATTTTCATAGAAATGTTCCTTTCCTGACGCGCTGGCTGGATGCACTTCCTTTTTTACAGACGAAGGAAATGTCAACAATTCAGTTCAAAGGCGAGTTTGCCAAATTGTTCCCTGGTGTTTCAAAAGAGGTTAACAACCGCTCGTTGATTGATGATTTTGAATCTACAAGGACCATTTATGATTTGGCACGTCAGCCGCAGAAGTGGAGATTATCCGCAGTGCCTCCAAAATTTCATGAAGGCTTCGACGGAAAATCGCTGAATTATGGTTACAAAAGAGCAAAAATTTCTGCTTATGTTGTCGATAACCTTTTTGGTGGATCAGCAGGTTTAGGAGGAAGTGCTCAGCCTCCAACGAATATCACGGATGCTGATCGTCAGAATTTTTATGAAAGATTATATCTCCCAAAGGATATTTTCCCAGCAAGATCTGTGGCGGGTTTGATTAATTATCCACAAAATGTATTAGACATCGCATACTATCCGAACGAACGCGGAATGTATAATTATGAAACTGATTTGGACGTAAATGGACGTTTAAAAACAACGAGAACAAATTTCGGGGGATTGAGCAGGGCTATAACTTCAGATAATGATTTTGATAATGCAAACATTGAAAGTATTGAATTCTGGATGCTTGATCCCTTTATCACAGGTGACAAAGGGATAATTCGTGATGGAACTCCTGGTACCCCCGGAGTCTTCAATACGAATAACACAACAGGTGGTAAACTGATATTCAACCTTGGCGATATTTCGGAAGATGTAATTCCTGATGAACGTTATAATTTTGAAAATGGATTACCAATTGTCCCAAAGGTTGTCGGAGACAATGTTGAACAGACCATTTGGGGGCAGGTTACCAAATCTCAGTATTTGATTAATGCATTCAGTAACGAAGCCGGCGCTCGTCAAAAACAGGATGTCGGTCTGGATGGTTTAAGCAACGAAGAAGAAAGAACATTTTTCAAAGAATACCTGGATCGTTTACCAGCGAACCTGACGGCGGAAGCAAAAGCAAAAATACTTGCTGACCCTTCAGGAGATGATTTTAAATATTTCCTTGGAGCAGATCTGGATGCCGAGAACCTGAAAGTGCTTCAACGGTACAAGGATTATATTGGTATGGAGAACAACTCTCCTGAAAGTGCCGGAAATGCGTCGGAAATTACACCTGCGTCTACCAGTGTTCCGGATGGTGAAGATATGAACGTTGACAATACCATCAACGATAATGAAGCTTATTATGAATATCAAATTGACTTGCAGCCAGGACAACTTAAAGTTGGTAATGGATATATTGTCGATCAGACGACAACTGACGGACAAAACTGGTATTTGTTCCGTGTTCCTGTAAAAGAATTTTCAGGCCAGGTTGGGACCATCAGTGGTTTCAAATCCATCCGTTTCATGCGCATGTACCTGACCGATTTTCAGCAGCCGGTAGTTTTGCGTTTTGCGCAGCTTCAAATGATTGGGCAGCAGTATCGTAAATATACTTACAATCTGGATGTAGCCGGCTTGCAAGAAGTTCCAGAACCTTATGATGCCAAATTTACAGTTGGGACGGTAAGTATTGAAGAAAATGGTCAAGCTGCTCCTGTTGGAAGCGGTGAAAAAAAATACGTTTACCAATTGCCTCCCGGCTGGCAGCGTGACCAGGATTTTACGCAAAGACCAACTTTACAGCTTAACGAGCAATCGATGAGTTTGTGTGTTACAGATCTTCGTGATGGTGATTCAAGAGCGGTTTATAAGAACGTAAATCTGGATCTGTTGTTCCGTAAACGCCTGCGCATGTACATACACATGCAAAACGATGCGAATGAAAACAGTATGGTTGGGGCATTTATGCGCATCGGTACCGATCTTACCCAAAACTACTATGAAATTGATATTTCAAATCTTACATCAACGGCTGAAAATGTCACAGATAATGCGTTAATCTGGCCGGAAAGTAATGAACTGAATATTGCGCTGTCCGATCTGGTACTTGCCAAAACAAATAGAAACAAGACATTAGGCAGAAATCAGTCGACTCCTTATGTGATGATGACATCGGACGGAAGATATAAAATAACGGTTGTCGGTAATCCGGATTTGAGTGCTGTTCGTGTGATGATGATTGGTATGCGAAATCCGAAATCAGCCGACGAACGTTCCAAATCATTTTGTATCTGGACGGACGAAATGCATGCGGAAGGTTTTGATGACCATGGAGGTTGGGCGGCTATTGCGCAGTTAAATGCAAAACTTGCCGATTTTGCTACGGTAACGGCATCAGGACATATTGAAACTTTTGGTTTTGGAAGTGTTCAGCAGCGGATTGGCGAACGTTCGAGAAATCTTACTACTGAGTATGGTTTTTCTTCCAATATTGCTGTTGATAAATTGCTGCCTCAGGAATGGGGTTTCAGTATTCCGTTATTTGTAAATTATGACCGTCGAAATGTCAAACCGCATTTCGATCCACTCGACCCTGACGTACCTTTATCAACCACGCTTGCCAATTTACAGTCCGATGAGGAGCGAACGGGGTACCGGCAACTCGTCGAGGAGAATGAGGTCCGGCGAGGGATAAACTTCTCAAATGTCAGAAAAATAAAAACGAAACCAGGAGTTAAAAACCACTTTTATGATTTTGAAAACTTTTCCTTTACTTACGCTTTCAGTGATGATACCCGAAGGAATATTCTAACCCAGGAATATAACCAAAGAGCCTATAAAGGAGGGATTAATTACATATACAGCAGTCAGCCCAAACCGTTTGAGCCTTTCAAAAAAATGAAAGCGACAAACCGTTATGCAGAATTTATAAGGGATTTCAATTTGACATTATTGCCAAACATGGTTTCCGTACGGGCTGATGTTGATCGTCGTTTTGCAAGAACGCAGCTCAGGAATGCTGATTTGACCACGGACGGCCAGGTACCTATGTTTGAGAAATATTTCTGGTTCAACCGTTATTACGATTTTGGCTGGAATCTGACCAAAAATATGAATTTGTTGTATAACGCTTCTGCCAATTCGATTATCGATGAGCCGATGGGTGATATCAATACTTCGCAAAAGAAAGATTCTTTATGGCACAATTTCATGAAACTGGGCCGGATCAAGAATTTTGACCAGAAAATAAAATTGACATATCGTCTGCCACTGGATAAAATCCCGCTTCTCGACTGGATGACGGCTGATTACTCGCATTCGATTGATTACAATTACCAGGCAAATGCATTGGGATTAGTTGATGCAGACAGTCTTCCGTTTGGAGATATTATCCGGAACAGCCGGGAAAGAGGAATTTCCGGGAAAGTGGATTTTGTAATGCTTTATAACAAGTTGCGTTACCTGAAATTTGCCAATACACCTTCTGCGCAAAGGAAGAATTTTGCAAGAAGTCCGGGTGATATTGAAGACATCGATCTGCGGTCAACAAATCTGCTGAAGAATATTACCCGTGTTTTGATGACGGTTCGTGGTATCAATGTGAGTTATTCAGTATTGGAATCAACGGCACTTCCGGGATATTTAAGAGCACCAAAACATTTTGGTCTTGATAATGCCAATGCGCCGGGATTAGGTTTTGTCCTTGGTCAGCAGGACAGGAATTTCCAGACCAAGGCCGGACAAAAAGGATGGATTACCGCCAGTAAGGAACAAAACCAGCCTTTCCAGCAAACCATTGCCAAAAACTTTGCAGCCAATACTTCGCTCGAACCGTTTAAGGATTTCAGGATGCAGATCGAAGTCAGGCTCACGCGGCAGGATGCTTATCAGGAATTTTACCGCCCGGATTCCACCGGAAGTTATGCACATGAAAATCCGTTGAGAAATGGCCAGTTCAGTATGTCATTTATGTCGTTCAGAACTGCATTTGCCAAAATCCGGAAAGATAATTCGTCACCTGTTTTTGATAAATTTGTTACCTACCGTGCCATACTTCGTGATCGTCTGAATAGTGAAAATGGCAGCGGCGGAGAGTATAATGAAAACTCTCAGGATGTTTTGATCTCGTCATTCTTTGCAGCTTATACTGGTAAAGATCCAAAGACAGTTCGTACCAATCCGTTCCTGAAATTCCCGATGCCAAACTGGGATATCAACTATGACGGATTATCCCGACTGCCAGGGTTTAAGAAAGTATTCAGCAGTTTCAGCATGAAACATAAGTATGTATCAACTTATAGTGTTGGTAACTTTACTTCAAATCTTGATTATTCTGCGCTCTATGTAAATCTGGCGGTGACTGGTTATCCATTATCATCCAAGACAAATTATCTTGGACAATACGTGCCGGTTTTCTCGATGAGCACCATTACGCTTTCGGAGAAATTCGCTCCTTTGATCGGGGTTACTTTCAGAACACAAAGCCGGATCACAGGAAGTATCGATTATAACCGCGACAGAACGGTTGCCCTTAATCTTTCCAACTCGCAGGTTGCTGAATTGTTTAACCAGGATGTGACGGTTAATATTGGTTTTACAAAAAATAATGTTCCGCTTCCATTCAAGATTAATGGTGTGAAAAAGAAGCTGAAAAATGATATGACGATGCAGCTTGGTCTTACTTTCCGCGACACCCGTTCTATCCAGCGGAAATTTGACGGAGAAAATATTCCGATTGCAGGTAATATAAATTTCCAGCTGCACCCTACGATTAATTATGTTGTCAACAATCGTTTAAGCTGCCAGTTTTATTTTGACCGGACATTTAATGACCCGTTGGTATCCAACTCGTTTTACCGGGCAAGTACTTCCGGTGGTGTTCAGTTGAAGTTCAATTTGGCTGAATAA
- the gcvH gene encoding glycine cleavage system protein GcvH produces the protein MEFPSELKYTEDHEWIRIEGDTAFIGITDHAQKELGDIVYVDINTVGDSLEKGEVFGSVEAVKTVSDLFIPVAGTVTEVNDELDAEPELVNSDPYGRGWMVKITLANPEDTEGLLSAEDYKQFIGE, from the coding sequence ATGGAATTCCCTTCAGAACTAAAGTACACAGAAGATCACGAATGGATCCGTATTGAAGGTGATACGGCTTTTATCGGAATTACAGATCATGCCCAGAAAGAATTGGGGGATATCGTGTATGTAGACATTAATACAGTTGGGGATTCGCTCGAAAAAGGGGAGGTCTTTGGCTCGGTAGAGGCTGTTAAAACAGTTTCTGACTTGTTCATTCCAGTTGCCGGAACGGTTACAGAAGTGAACGATGAATTGGATGCTGAACCGGAATTGGTAAACTCTGATCCTTATGGAAGAGGCTGGATGGTTAAAATAACCTTGGCTAATCCGGAAGACACGGAAGGTTTGCTATCTGCCGAAGATTACAAACAATTTATTGGAGAATGA
- a CDS encoding dihydroorotase — protein MKVLIRSVRIVDKKSSFHDQVRDILVVDGKIAQIGDDLSAEGAEVKEGNGLCVSTGWIDMRVASRDPGFEHKEDLTSVRETAARGGFTEIVLLPNTQPVVDSKDTLNYIRQSGRGSLVKLHVAAAVTKKTAGVDFTEMIDLHTAGAIAFTDGEHPVQNADLFLKTILYLQPLNALLMNRPEDTQLTVFGQMHEGITSTLNGMKGMPSLAEEMMLNRDLKLLEYALDKSSLELTGQPILHVSLVSTKEAVDLIRKAKEKGLPVSCDVAAHQLAFEDKDLIDFDTNLKVNPPFRSPSDNEAIREGLLDGTIDAIVSDHNPHDEESKNLEFDHADFGITGLETVFSLAKMYSGLSDEEIVEKLTARPRHILRLEEISIAEGSVANLTFFEPEADWTFSKTYSKSKNTPFLGQTLKGAVRGVFNNSRLEWF, from the coding sequence ATGAAAGTATTAATTCGATCGGTTCGAATCGTTGATAAAAAATCATCTTTCCATGATCAGGTTAGAGATATACTGGTCGTGGATGGAAAAATAGCGCAGATAGGGGATGACTTATCTGCGGAAGGTGCAGAAGTAAAAGAAGGAAACGGATTGTGTGTTTCCACAGGATGGATCGATATGCGGGTTGCTTCCCGTGATCCTGGTTTTGAACATAAGGAAGATCTTACCTCTGTACGTGAAACTGCTGCTCGCGGCGGGTTTACGGAAATTGTTTTATTGCCCAATACACAACCTGTCGTTGACAGTAAGGATACCTTAAATTATATCCGCCAGTCGGGACGCGGAAGTCTGGTGAAACTGCATGTTGCCGCGGCTGTTACAAAAAAAACAGCAGGTGTTGACTTTACAGAAATGATTGACCTGCATACTGCCGGTGCGATTGCTTTTACAGATGGAGAACATCCGGTTCAAAATGCGGATTTGTTTCTTAAAACGATTCTTTACCTGCAACCTTTAAATGCTTTGCTGATGAATCGTCCGGAGGATACGCAGCTGACTGTTTTTGGACAGATGCACGAAGGCATTACCAGTACTTTGAATGGAATGAAAGGAATGCCTTCGCTTGCCGAAGAAATGATGCTGAACCGGGATTTGAAATTACTGGAGTATGCTTTGGATAAATCTTCATTGGAATTAACGGGCCAGCCGATACTCCATGTTTCACTGGTTTCTACAAAAGAAGCGGTAGATCTGATTCGCAAAGCAAAGGAAAAAGGATTGCCGGTTTCCTGTGATGTGGCAGCACATCAGCTTGCTTTTGAGGATAAAGATTTAATCGATTTTGATACAAATTTAAAAGTAAATCCGCCATTCCGCAGTCCGTCAGATAACGAAGCGATTAGAGAAGGTTTGCTTGACGGGACTATTGATGCCATTGTTTCGGACCATAATCCGCATGATGAAGAAAGTAAAAATCTCGAATTTGATCATGCAGATTTTGGGATTACAGGACTGGAAACGGTGTTTTCTCTTGCCAAAATGTACAGCGGATTAAGTGATGAGGAAATTGTGGAGAAATTAACGGCCAGGCCAAGACATATATTAAGGCTTGAAGAAATATCAATTGCCGAAGGTTCTGTTGCCAATCTTACATTCTTTGAACCGGAAGCAGATTGGACTTTCAGCAAAACCTATTCAAAATCTAAAAATACCCCATTCCTTGGACAGACATTAAAAGGCGCCGTGCGCGGCGTTTTTAATAACAGCCGTCTGGAGTGGTTTTAA
- a CDS encoding DUF4199 domain-containing protein, translated as MKSILEYFNKPLLKVSMVFGLITGLLAFAFFLGLYALGIVPLGNNKVMDMGIHVIMIAGACWYFRKKIGNGFLHLWEALTIGYVVNTIAAFINGWLIYLFITYIDPSVFTNYLAEMGSLLEQGKEELVKNIGNAEYLKMFASIQAMDPSEIITDEISKKTVMAIIPILIISLIFRKQDYGVFHNKP; from the coding sequence ATGAAATCAATCTTAGAGTATTTCAATAAACCTCTTTTAAAAGTGTCAATGGTTTTTGGTTTAATCACCGGACTTCTGGCATTCGCTTTTTTTCTTGGGCTTTACGCCCTGGGTATAGTACCATTGGGAAATAATAAAGTAATGGATATGGGTATTCATGTGATCATGATTGCCGGAGCGTGCTGGTATTTTCGAAAAAAAATCGGTAATGGTTTTCTGCATTTGTGGGAAGCATTGACAATAGGATATGTGGTAAATACCATTGCTGCATTTATAAACGGATGGCTTATTTATCTATTCATCACTTATATCGATCCTTCGGTTTTTACAAATTATCTTGCTGAAATGGGTTCGCTTTTAGAGCAGGGAAAAGAGGAGCTTGTTAAGAACATTGGAAACGCAGAATATCTGAAAATGTTTGCCAGTATCCAGGCGATGGATCCCTCTGAAATCATTACAGACGAGATCAGCAAAAAAACGGTGATGGCAATTATTCCAATATTGATTATATCACTGATTTTCAGGAAACAGGATTATGGAGTATTTCATAATAAACCTTAA
- a CDS encoding DUF4199 domain-containing protein translates to MEEQASTARTALKYGILTSVAIMVFTTILNVSGQSQNKWLAMLSYVIMIVGIVLAMKEFREVNKGFMTYGEGLGLGSLVSAILGFFASMFAMVYIKFIDPTIMTQTLDKARADMEAQGLDDAQIDRYMEMSQKFSSPGIMFAAGVFGYLFMGFIFSLIIAAIIRREKPVFE, encoded by the coding sequence ATGGAAGAACAAGCCTCTACTGCCCGCACCGCTCTTAAATATGGAATTCTGACATCCGTAGCAATTATGGTTTTCACAACCATTCTGAATGTTTCTGGTCAATCGCAAAACAAGTGGCTGGCCATGTTATCTTATGTCATCATGATTGTCGGCATTGTTTTGGCCATGAAAGAATTCCGGGAAGTAAACAAAGGTTTCATGACCTACGGAGAAGGGTTAGGTTTAGGAAGTTTGGTTTCTGCTATTCTGGGTTTTTTCGCTTCGATGTTTGCCATGGTGTATATCAAATTTATTGATCCGACCATTATGACGCAAACGCTTGACAAAGCAAGAGCAGATATGGAAGCACAGGGTTTGGATGATGCTCAAATTGACAGATATATGGAAATGTCACAGAAATTTAGTTCGCCCGGAATTATGTTTGCAGCGGGCGTTTTTGGTTATCTGTTTATGGGTTTTATTTTCTCTTTAATTATTGCTGCCATTATTCGCAGGGAGAAACCGGTTTTTGAATAA
- the gldF gene encoding gliding motility-associated ABC transporter permease subunit GldF produces MFTIFQKEIGSFFNSLVAYMVMAVFLIAVGLIVWVFPDSNVLDYGYADLGSFFSLAPYVLLFLIPAITMRSLAEESRTGTLELLLTKPIRNWELILGKFFANWILVLLTILPTLLYYFSIYKLGNPVGNIDSAAVFGSYIGLFLFSGVLVSMGIWSSSLNENQIIAFILGVFLAFVWYIGFGSVSTLLESGLLAEIFSWTALDEQYRSLGKGLIDSRNVIYLISLMVFFLYLTYWRVEALRR; encoded by the coding sequence GTGTTTACAATTTTTCAAAAAGAGATAGGCAGTTTTTTTAATTCACTGGTTGCCTATATGGTTATGGCAGTGTTTCTTATCGCTGTGGGGCTTATTGTCTGGGTTTTTCCGGATTCCAATGTACTGGACTACGGATATGCGGATCTTGGTTCGTTTTTCAGTCTGGCACCTTATGTGCTGCTCTTTTTAATACCGGCCATTACGATGCGTTCACTGGCAGAAGAAAGTCGTACCGGAACGCTGGAATTATTACTTACCAAACCAATTCGTAACTGGGAATTAATACTTGGAAAGTTCTTCGCAAACTGGATTCTGGTACTTTTAACGATCCTGCCAACGCTGCTTTATTATTTCAGTATTTACAAACTTGGGAACCCGGTTGGGAATATTGATTCTGCTGCTGTTTTTGGATCATATATCGGTCTTTTCCTGTTTAGCGGGGTTTTGGTTTCTATGGGAATCTGGTCGTCCTCTCTTAATGAAAACCAGATCATTGCTTTTATACTTGGAGTTTTCCTGGCATTTGTCTGGTACATTGGTTTTGGATCGGTATCTACGTTATTGGAAAGCGGCTTACTGGCAGAAATATTTAGCTGGACCGCCCTAGACGAGCAATATCGGTCCTTGGGGAAAGGATTGATTGATTCCCGCAATGTCATTTATCTCATCAGTCTAATGGTATTTTTCCTCTATCTTACCTATTGGCGTGTAGAGGCTCTTCGCAGATAA